DNA from Ziziphus jujuba cultivar Dongzao chromosome 2, ASM3175591v1:
AATGACAGCAATATAAAGTCTTAAGGGACTCCCAAAAGTGAGTCATCgcaaggaaaaaggaaaaaagaacccAAAAGAACAGAAAAGGAAAGCACCATTAATTTATGACACCACCCAAGCTTTTGAAGGATTAGAAGTGTTTTCTTCAAACGAAATCCTCAAGATATCCCTCGACAACAAAAGGTGCACTGTGCATTGGGGAGGCAGAGCAAATTACGGTTAAGAGAAGAGTCAAGACGGAAAGGAGCTAAGAATTCTCCATCGACCACTTGACCGTatctcatattttcatcaaaaataagTTGCAGTTGAATAAAAATCCAGGCTTTATAAGGTCATTCttcaaattcaagcttaatCCAGACTTATTTTTATGCTAAGTTAACTAACTAGTTATACTAGCTACAAAAGCAACCAATCtcttcaaaactaaataaaccaTCATCCGAAGCATAATAGAATTGCACGCATGCGGGTCATACCATATATTTAAATACATCTTGTAACTCTGAAATTTGCTTAGTCTGTTGTATAGGGTGTAAGAACTACATGCATAATTAATGTTTTGTTTCGAGCTACAGAAAATGAAGGAAAGAGATACATgggatttgatattttaaaaatttgagtgAAAATTCCACACAAGATAAaacttattttgtatttatcaacttttcaaaattcttaaGAAAATAGTTGGTAGATTAACCCATTTTTACCTGCCTGGTTTTtgaacaaggaaatgattcaGAGAACAATCTGCTTGCGATCCCATTGTTAAGTGTGGAACATAACATCGAAGCCCATTGTTAAGTGTGGAACATAACATCGAAGCGCTTCAGGTGGTGCATATTCTGAGCAATTCTGAAACTGAGGTTACAAAAGGATGTTTTATAATGATGTGATCCACTTTGATTATATTAATTCTTGGAATTAAATGGCACACTTTATCCGCGTTCCTTTAATGATGCTTTCTTCCATGTAATAATGCAGCATCAGTTGCCAATCTTCCACATGCAGAGCATCTAAAGATGCAGACGCTCCACagcaaattttaaataatggCAACCATATCCAGGAATTAAGCATCTTTCCCTCATTAACAAGCCATAAAACATTAGTACTCAGATGCACCATCTTGAGGAGAGGAATCCCTTGATGCaagctcatcatcatcatattcatcatcatcataatcagTAGAAGTTGGTTGCCCGTTAAGATCCACATTTACACCATTAACCTTCCTCACAAACTGTCCCCGCACACGAGGCCGCCTTTCAGCAAGGCGCTTTCGATTAACATATCTAATCTTTTTATCAAAACAGCGTTCCTTTCTTTTCTGCCTGAACTTTATCAAAGCAGCCTCTCTTCTATCaactttgtttattttcacTTCATTAGAAGAAGAACTTCCAAAAGATGGCCATGAGTTAGTTGGCATTTGACCAGGTTGTAAGCATATGCTGACTGGATAGTAGGGGAATGAAGCCATCCCAGATACATGAGGAGGGCATTGTGGAAGATGATTGTATTGTGGCATCATCGATGCAGTAGCATGATTTTGCATGTCATGAAGATTCTTCTGATATGCTTGTGGCGTTGATGACATCATAACTTGGTTTACAACCCCAGACATACAATATGGATAAGCGACCGGTGCAGGTAACCCAGAAACATCATGTTGAGGTTCATTTCTAGGAGGCACGGGCACATGTGAGAACTTATCTTCCCTGAAATTCTTTTCATGTACAAATTTTGTCAATTCAGGTGGGGTGCAAGACCTTTCCATTGAAAGCGAATCTGGAAGGCTACTACTGCTTGGCAAGTCATCTCCCTGTGAATAGCTTTCCCGTGCCTCTCCATTTTCATGTACATGGGGATCATCAAGAGCTTGGTTATCAAGTTCCTGATGTTTCCCATCAGCCCTGATATCTTGAGTGGCATTGACTTCAATATGGGGAACTGCTTGAGTGTTGTTTTTTGTGCTTAATTTGACATAGGTAAAAAAGGCAGAGGATTCGCCAATCTTTAGCTCACTCTTTTTTGGGCCACTGCAAAATTGCCCTGcaagtaaaattataaaaaatgaataaataaaaaagctttcAAGCGACAAAGACATATGGAGATGGTGAGCCACTCACCTGTTCGGCGATCAGTAATTCCTGGCACATCAGGCcgatattcaaataaattggtGAATGGAGGTTCTACAACAGCAGTGGCAGCTGCAGCAACAGCAGCTACAGTAGCAGCAGGAGCTACAGTAGCAGCAGCAGACTGGAAAAGAGAACATATAAACACATGCACACACTCGATGAATACTGTTGGTTTTCTTTGAGAGTT
Protein-coding regions in this window:
- the LOC107419202 gene encoding two-component response regulator-like APRR1 isoform X1, which codes for MEGKGLNLNKNCEGGSTGGGGVGGGGGGGGGGGGGDGFIDRSKVRILLCDNDSESSKEVFTLLLRCSYQVISVRSARQVIDALNAEGSDIDIILAEVDLPMTKGMKLLKYITRDKDLRRIPVIMMSAQDEVSIVVKCLRLGAADYLVKPLRTNELLNLWTHMWRRRRMLGLAEKNILYYDLELVASDPSDGNTNSTTLFSDDTDDRSHKSTKPEMGISVPQEDESAAATVAPAATVAAVAAAATAVVEPPFTNLFEYRPDVPGITDRRTGQFCSGPKKSELKIGESSAFFTYVKLSTKNNTQAVPHIEVNATQDIRADGKHQELDNQALDDPHVHENGEARESYSQGDDLPSSSSLPDSLSMERSCTPPELTKFVHEKNFREDKFSHVPVPPRNEPQHDVSGLPAPVAYPYCMSGVVNQVMMSSTPQAYQKNLHDMQNHATASMMPQYNHLPQCPPHVSGMASFPYYPVSICLQPGQMPTNSWPSFGSSSSNEVKINKVDRREAALIKFRQKRKERCFDKKIRYVNRKRLAERRPRVRGQFVRKVNGVNVDLNGQPTSTDYDDDEYDDDELASRDSSPQDGASEY
- the LOC107419202 gene encoding two-component response regulator-like APRR1 isoform X2, giving the protein MTKGMKLLKYITRDKDLRRIPVIMMSAQDEVSIVVKCLRLGAADYLVKPLRTNELLNLWTHMWRRRRMLGLAEKNILYYDLELVASDPSDGNTNSTTLFSDDTDDRSHKSTKPEMGISVPQEDESAAATVAPAATVAAVAAAATAVVEPPFTNLFEYRPDVPGITDRRTGQFCSGPKKSELKIGESSAFFTYVKLSTKNNTQAVPHIEVNATQDIRADGKHQELDNQALDDPHVHENGEARESYSQGDDLPSSSSLPDSLSMERSCTPPELTKFVHEKNFREDKFSHVPVPPRNEPQHDVSGLPAPVAYPYCMSGVVNQVMMSSTPQAYQKNLHDMQNHATASMMPQYNHLPQCPPHVSGMASFPYYPVSICLQPGQMPTNSWPSFGSSSSNEVKINKVDRREAALIKFRQKRKERCFDKKIRYVNRKRLAERRPRVRGQFVRKVNGVNVDLNGQPTSTDYDDDEYDDDELASRDSSPQDGASEY